Below is a genomic region from Thermochromatium tepidum ATCC 43061.
GCGGTCCAGAAATGCAGATTGATCAGGCGCTCAGAGAACATCTCGGTGTGATAGAGCCGCGTCATCAGATGGTAGATGGCCCCGATCGAGATCCCGGCCACCCAGCCGAGTGCACCCGAGTGCACATGGCCGATGGTCCAGTCGGTGTAATGCGAGAGGGCGTTGACGCTCTTGAGCGCCATGACCGGCCCCTCGAAGGTCGACATGGCATAGAAGGCGAGCGCCATGATCAGGAAGCGCAGCACATAGTCCGTGCGCAGCCGATCCCAGGCACCCGAGAGCGTCATCATGCCATTCACAGCCCCACCCCAGGACGGGATGATCATGGCGAGCGAGATCGCCGCCCCCAGCGAGCCGGTCCAGTCCGGCAGCGCCGTGTATTGCAGATGATGCGCACCGAGCCAGACATAGCCGAACATCAGGGCCCAGAAGTGGATCACCGACAGTCGGTAGGAATAGACCGGGCGCCCGGCCTGCTTGGGGACGAAGTAGTACATGATGCCGAGGAAGCCGGCGGTCAGATAGAAGCCGACCGCGTTGTGCCCCCACCACCACTGGATCATGGCGTCCTGCACCCCAGAGAAGATCGAGTAGGACTTAAAGAGCCCGACCGGGATCGCCAGGCTGTTTACGACATGCAGATAGGTGATCATGATCATCATGCCGAGGAAGAACCAGTTCGACACATAGATGTGCGAGGACTTGCGGTTGGCGATGGTCATGATGAAGTTGATCGTGAAGGAGAGCCAGACGACGGCGATCAGGATATCGATCGGCCACTCCAGCTCGGCGTATTCTTTCGATTGGGTCAGACCCAGGGGCAGCGTCAACACCGCGAGCAGGATGACCGCGTTCCAGCCCCAGAAGGTAAAGCGCGCCAGCGTGTCGCTCCAGAGTCGCACCCCACAAGTGCGCTGGACCGAGTAGAAGGCGGTGGCCATCAGGGTACAGCCGCCGAAGGCAAAGATGACGGTGTTGGTGTGCAGCGGACGCAGTCGTCCGAAGGAGAGATAGGGGCTGTCGAAGTTCAGGGCCGGCCAGGCCAGTTCCGCGGCGATATAGACACCGAAGGCCGCGCCCAGCACCAGATAGACCACGGCCATGATCGTGAACCAGCGCACGATCTCGAAGTTGTACTTCTGCTCCAGACTGGTCTGCATGGACCCTCCAGAAACCATTGGATACAGCCTTGAGGCAAGGAGGCCATCCGGCCTGGAATCGGCGCGTATCGAACCGGCGGCACCGATCGGTGAATCTCAATGGATCGCGCGCAGAAAGTCAACCCGCGAATCATCAAGGTCTATTTGAAGAACGACTCGACCGAAAACCCTTCGCTTTTGAGGATATCGCGCAGTCGGCGCAGCGCATCCATCTGGATCTGACGCACCCGCTCACGGGTGACGCCCAGCTCACGCGCCACGCTTTCGAGCGTCGAGTTCTCGTAGCCGTGCAGACCGAAGCGCCGCTCGATCACCTCGCGCTGCTTGTCGTTGAGCAGACCGAGCCAATGCTCGATGTTGACCTGGATGTCCTCGTCCTGGATGCGCTCGGTGGGGTCGCTTGACCCATCGTCCTGGAGCATGTCGAGCAACGGCTTGTCGGCGTCCTTGCTATAGGGCGTATCGACCGAGGTGATGCGCTCGTTGAGGCCCAGTATGCGCTTGACCTCGTTGATCGGACGGTCGAGCAACTGGGCGATGTCCTCGGAGGTCGGATCGTGGTCCAGGCTCTGCGCGAGCTGGCGCGCGGCCTTGAGATAGAGGTTGATCTCCTTGACCACATGGATCGGCAGACGCACGGTGCGCGTCTGGTTCATGATGGCGCGCTCGATGGTCTGACGGATCCACCAGGTCGCATAGGTCGAGAAACGAAAGCCACGCTCGGGGTCGAACTTCTCGACCGCTCGGATCAACCCAAGATTGCCCTCCTCGATCAGGTCCAACAACGGTAGGCCGCGATTGAGATAACGGCGTGCGATCTTGACTACCAGCCGCAGGTTACTCACGATCATGCGTTGCCGCGCCGCGTTGTCGCCGGCCTGGGCGCGGCGGGCGAGCTGGATCTCTTCCTCGGCGGTCAGGAGCCTGGACTCGCCGATCTCATTGAGATAGATCCGGGTCGCATCGAAATCGGCCTCGGCCGCGTCGATGGGGTGTTCTCCGGAAAGGCTCGACAAGTCGCCGTCGAGCCCATTGAGATCATCGTCCGAACCATCGGGCAGGATGGAACCCAAATCCTCGTCCAGCGACGACAAGGACTCGCTGTCGATCTCGGGTAGATTATCGGGGATCTCGCGGTCTTTGGCGCTCGACATCCACATCCTCCGCAACGGGACGAAGCTAGACGATGATACGGTTTTTACTCAGGCGAGGCGTCCAGGGGCAAGCTTCTCAAGCGACCCCGGCCAGCAGGGGGACGAAGCTGGCCGGTTCCAGGATCTCGTGACCAAAACCGCCGCGCGCCAGCCGCACCAACCGTACCAGGTGTTGGCGCGGCCCCTCACCGATCGGCAGCACCATGAGGCCGCCAGGCGCAAGCTGTTCGGCGAGTGCGCGCGGGATGCCGCGCGGGGCGGCCGTCAAGATGATGGCCTGATAGGGCGCGTACTCGGGCCAACCCTGAGCACCGTCGCCGTGGCGATAGCGCACATTGCGTATCTTCAGCGCATCGAGCCGTTCCTGGGCGCGTTCAAACAGATCGCCGACGCGCTCGACGGTATAGACACGCCGCACCAGTGAGGCAAGCACGGCGGTCTGGAATCCCGAGCCGGTGCCGATCTCAAGCACGGTATCGGGTGTACCATGCTCCAGCAATGCCTGAGTCATGCGCGCCACGGTATAGGGCTGAGAGAGGGTCTGGCCATGTCCGATCGGCAACGCCAAATCCTCGTAGGCACGACTGGCGAGCGCCTCGTCGACGAACAGATGACGCGGCAGCGTGCGCATCACGCGCAACACCTCGGACGAGTCGATCCCAGCATCGATCAAACGCTGGATCAGACGCTCGCGGGCGCGTCTGGAGGTCATACCGATGCCCGGATCGAGCGTGGTCAGGGTCATCAAAGACACCCGGTCAGCCAGGAACCAAGCGACTCCAGAACAGAATGACGGGTTAGATCGATCTGAAGCGGGGTGATCGAAACGAACCCTGAGCGCACGGCGTCGAAATCCGTGCCCGGACCCGCGTCCTGCTCGGGACCGGCCGGACCGATCCAGTAGATGGTCTGGCCGCGCGGATCGCGCGCCTCGACCACGGACTCGGCCTTGTGCCGATGTCCCAGCCGCGTGGCCTTGAACCCCTGGAGCTCGGCATAGGGCCGATCCGGGACATTGACGTTAAGGATGATGCTGGATTCGAGCGGATCGCAACACAGACGCTCGACCAATCGAACCGCCACGCGCGCGGCGGTGTCGAGGTGCCGGGGCGCGCTCGTGGTCATAGAGATTGCAATCGAGGGCAGTCCCAAGAACCGCCCCTCGGTGGCGGCGGCCACTGTCCCGGAGTAAAGCACGTCGTCGCCCAAATTCGGCCCATGATTGATGCCGGAGACCACGATGTCTGGGTCGATCGCTGGTAATCCGGTGAGCGCCAGGTGCACACAGTCGGTCGGCGTGCCGTCAACCTGGATGAAGCCGTTGGGCATGCGCCGAGCGCGCAGGGGTCGGTCGAGCGTAAGTGAGTTGCTCGCTCCGCTGCGGTCGCGATCCGGGGCCACGACCACCACCTCGCCTAAGGCCGTCAGGGCCCCGGCCAACACGATCAAACCGGGTGACTGATAGCCGTCATCATTGCTGACAAGGATTTGCATTGTTTCTTTGAGCGACTCTTGATGGCCCTAGGGATCATACTCTAAGGACTTCGATCGGACATCCCGACAGTGTCGACCGACCTGGGGACGGCTATACTCGCGTTCCAAGCCTGCCCAGACAGCCCCGGATCCAGCTCATGAAAACCAGACTCCAGGACGCCGACCGCCAGCTCTTCCGTAAACAGGTCGAGGATGCCGAGCCGTTGTCGTTCGAGAGTTCCGAACCCTTTCGCCGTCGTCCACCGCCGGTACCGCGTCCACGCCCGATCGAAGCGCCGGTGGGTGACGAGCGCATCGCGCTCGCCGAATCCGAGGTCGAGACCCACGACTATCTGTTCTTCGCACGTCCAGGCGTCCAGAACAGGGTACTCGCCGATCTTCAGCGCGGGGCCTTTCCGATCGGATTGGAGGTCGACCTGCACGGACTCCAGGTCGAGCACGCGCGCCAGATCCTGGCCGAATTCCTCAGCGAATGTCTGCATCGGCGGGTGCGTTGCGCGCGCATCATCCATGGCAAGGGCCTTGGCTCCAGCGGACGCGCCCCCGTGCTCAAACGCAAGGTCAACTATTGGCTCAGGCTTTATGATCAGGTGTTGGCCTTCTGCTCGGCGACCAGCCGCGACGGCGGAACCGGGGCGGTCTATGTGCTGCTGCGTAACCCCAACAAGAACAAAGCATCCAGGGCACGCCTGGACTGAGCGGAGACGCTGACCCTGCCTGTGGCCTCGACGTATCGATGAGGCCGCTGACCCTAAGCTGCCGGACCTCGACTTCGCCGCCCTGGTCCGCTTCTTTGCCACCACGCCGTGATATCATCCGCGACCATGCTGACCTATCCCGACATCGACCCCATCGCCCTTACCCTTGGCCCGCTCAGGGTCCATTGGTATGGGCTCATGTATCTGATCGGCTTCATACTGGCCTGGTGGCTCGGGCGCTGGCGCGCGCACCGCCCCGAATCCGGCTGGACGGCGGAGATGGTCGATGACCTCATCTTCTATGGTGTCCTCGGCGTCATCGTCGGCGGGCGGCTCGGCTATATGCTGTTCTATGGCTTCGATCGCATCCTGGACAACCCGCTGAATCTGTTCAAGGTCTGGGAGGGCGGTATGTCCTTCCACGGCGGACTGATCGGCGTCATAGTGACGATTTGGTTGTTTGCCCGCCGTCATGATCGCCACTTCTTCCAGGTCTCGGATTTTCTCGCGCCCCTAGTGCCGCCCGGGCTACTGGCCGGAAGGATCGGCAATTTCATCAATGGTGAGCTCTGGGGGCATCGCACCGAGCTGCCCTGGGGCGTCCGGCTCCCCTGCGAGCGTTTTCCGCGTCAGTGTCTCGATCAGCCGCCCGACAGCCTGCTGAGTCCGGCCGTGCATGCCTCTCAGCTCTACGAGGCCGCGCTCGAAGGGCTAGCGCTGTTCGTCATCCTCTGGATCTTCTCCAGCCGTCCACGTCCGACGATGGCGGTTTCGGGTCTCTTCCTGCTCGGCTACGGCGTGTTCCGCTTCCTGGTCGAGTTCGTGCGCGAACCCGATGCGCATATCGGCTATCTGGCCTTCGGATGGCTGACCATGGGACAGCTCCTGTCGCTGCCGATGGTGGTGGGGGGCGGGCTGCTGCTCGTCCTGGCCTATCGTCCACGAGCCACCTGAATGGCTCGACGACCGAGCAGACACAAAAAACCGGCCTCAAGCCGGTTTTTTGTGTCTTCACGATCAGGGCATGGCCTTGATGTGGGCGTTCAGACGGCTCTTGTGGCGTGCGGCCTTGTTGGCATGGATCAGGCCCTTGCGTGCGGCGCGGTCGATGCGCGGCACGGCCTCTTTGAACGCCTGAACGGCCGCTTCCTTGTCCTCGGCATGGATCGCCTTGATCACCTTCTTGATGAAGGTGCGAAGGGCGCTGCGCTGAGCCATGTTACGCTGACGACGGGCTTCCGCCTGACGGGCGCGCTTGCGCGCTTGAGGTGAGTTAGCCAACTGAGTCTCCTGAGAAATTCGATGTCTGACGCGGTCGATTGTATCTAAAACCAGGAAACCGCGTTGAGGGCCGGACGCCAATTATTAAGCGGGCCATACCGAACGCAGTCTTTGAAGAGTTGAAGTATTTCTGAGCGGATCGCGATTGTCAATTACAATTGGCGTTTTTCTTAATCTTTAAGTCGCCTTATTTAAGATCCATGGCCTCGCTGATCGCCTCGTTTGCCAAGGTGGGGGGCGGAACACTGTCGTCGCGTATGCTGGGATTCGTGCGGGATCTGACCATTGCGCGTGTGTTCGGTGCCGATGCCGCGAGCGATGCCTTCTTCGTCGCCTTCAAGATCCCCAACTTCGCCCGCCGGTTGTTTGCCGAGGGCGCACTGTCGATGGCACTGGTGCCAGTGCTCAACGAGCATCGCCAGCGACAGGGGCTGCCGGCGCTCAAGTCCTTCGTCGATGACCTAACGGGTACACTGGCCGCTGCACTGCTGCTGATCACCGGACTCGGGATTCTGGCCGCACCGCTGCTGATCCTGGTCTTTGCGCCTGGCTTTGGCGCAGACACCGATCAGCTCGCGCTGGCCACGACGCTGCTGCGGCTCACCCTGCCCTATGTGTTCTTCGTCACGCTCACTGCGCTGGCTGCTGCCGTACTCAATACTTACGAGCGTTTTGGGGTGCCGGCCTTCACGCCGGCGCTGCTCAACATCGTCCTGATCAGTTGTGCGCTGTGGTTGGCACCCTTGCTGGAGATGCCAATCCTGGCGCTGGCCTGGGGCGTGCTCGTGGCCGGACTGGTGCAACTGGTGTTTCAGCTGCCCTTTTTGGCGCAAATCGGGTTGTTACCGCGACCGCGCTTCAAACCACGCGACCCAGGTGTGATCCTCGTCTTCCGACGTCTGGGGCCAGGGGTACTGGGCGTGTCCGTGGGCCAGATCAGCCTACTGCTCGATACCCTGCTCGCCTCGGTGCTTGTGACCGGCAGTATCTCCTGGCTCTATTACTCAGATCGGCTCATGGAACTGCCGCTCGGCCTACTGGGCGTGGCCTTGGGCACGGTGATCCTGCCGCGTCTATCGCAACGTGAGGCGGCGCAGGATCCCGAACGCTTCTCAGAGACGCTGGACTGGGCCTTGCGGTGGGCACTGCTGCTCGGCCTGCCGGCGGCAGTCGGACTGCTGGTGCTGGCCGAGCCGGTGATGGCGACGCTGTTTTTATCGTCCGAATTCGGCGCGGAGGATGTCACCCGGGCGGCGCACTCGCTCATGGCCTATGCGCTCGGTATCCCCGCCTTTCTGGCGATCAAGGTGCTGGTGCCCGGCTATTACGCCCGACAGGACGTGCGCACGCCGGTGCGACTGGCGCTGATCGCGCTCGGTGTCGGGCTGGTGGTGCATCTGTTGGTCATGGTGCCGATGGGACATGCCGGGCTGGCGCTTGCAACGGCCTTGACGGCGGCGCTCAATGCCGTCCTGCTGCTGCGTGGACTGAAGCGCTCGGGCATCTATCGGCGCCACCCAGGCTGGGCACGCCTGCTCGGTCAGACATCGCTCGCCAGTCTGAGTATGGGCCTGATACTCCATTGGGGTGTTGGAGCAAGGTCTGATTGGCTTCAGACGAACACCTGGACGCAGGTTCTGGATCTGACAGGCTGGATTCTAGCGGGTGGATTGGTTTATTTGATGCTTTTGCTCATCACCGGACTAAGACCAGGTGATCTGAGCGAGTGTGTCTGATGGTCAGACACCCTGTCCATTCCACGAGGCCTCTCCATCGAATCGCACCGGGTCAAGACACCTCGGCCAGATCCCCTTTCTCCTGCAACCAGGCCCGCCGATCCGCCGCGCGCTTCTTGGCCAGCAGGCGATCGAGCAGCTCGTCGGTTGCATACGCATCCTCGAGTGTGAGCTGCACCAGCCGGCGCGTATCTGGATGGATGGTGGTCTCGCGTAGCTGGGCCGGGTTCATCTCGCCCAACCCTTTGAAGCGTTGTACATTGACCCGGCCCTGGATCTTCTCGGCAGCGATGCGGTCGAGGATGCCCCGCTTTTCGTCGTCATCGAGCGCGTAATAGACCTGTTTGCCGACATCGATGCGATAGAGCGGCGGCATGGCGACATAGACATGCCCCTCGGCGACCAGGCGTCGGAAGTGCTTGACGAAGAGCGCACACAGCAGGGTGGCGATATGGGCCCCGTCCGAGTCGGCATCGGCCAGGATACAGATCTTGCCGAAGCGTAGTCGGCTCAGATCATCGCTGCCCGGATCGACCCCGATGGCCACGGCGATATCTTGGACCTCCTGGGAGGCCAATACCTCCTCCGGTGCGACCTCCCAAGTATTGAGGATCTTGCCCCTGAGCGGCAGGATGGCCTGGAACTCGCGGTCGCGCGCCTGCTTGGCCGAGCCGCCGGCCGAATCGCCCTCGACCAGGAACAACTCGGTACGCTCGGGATCGGTCGCGGTACAGTCGGCGAGCTTGCCGGGGAGCGCCGGACCGCCCTGAGTCGGCTTCTTGCGCGTGACCATCCGCTCGGTCCTTAGTCGCGCCTGGGCGGCGCTGATCGCCAGCTCGGCGATGCGCTCGCCCTCGGCCACATGCTGGTTGAGCCACAGGCTGAGCGAGTCCTTGATCACACCCGAGACGAAGGCCGCACACTCGCGCGAAGACAGCCGTTCCTTGGTCTGACCGGAGAACTGGGGGTCGAGCAGCTTGACCGAAAGGATGTAACTGACACGGCCCCAGACATCCTCCGGTGCCAGCTTGACCCCGCGCGGTAGCAGATTACGGAACTCGCAGAACTCGCGCACCGCCTCGGTCAGCCCGCTGCGCAGACCATTGACATGGGTGCCGCCCTGAATCGTTGGGATCAGATTGACATAGCTCTCGGCGATGGGTTCACCCCCCTCGGGGAGCCAGACCAGCGCCCAGCTCACCGCCTCGGTGCGTCCCTCCAGGTCGCCGACGAAGGGCGTGCTCGGCAAGGTCTCGACCCCGTTCAATGATTGGAGCAGATAGCCCTGGAGCCCGTCCTGATAGCACCACACCTGCTCCTCGCCGCTGGTCTCATCGCGAAAACGCACCTCCAGCCCCGGACAGAGCACGGCCTTGGCCTGGAGCAGATGGGTCAGTGAACGCACGGCGAATTTGGGTGAGTCAAAATACCTGGAATCGGGCCAGAACCTCAGCCGGGTGCCGGTATCATGGCGCTTGACCGTGCCGACGATATCCAGATCGCTGACCTTGTTACCATCCCTGAAGGCCATGTTGTATTCCTGGCCGCCGCGCTTGACCCAGACCTCCAGATGGCGCGAGAGGGCATTGACGACCGAGACCCCTACCCCGTGCAGACCGCCCGAGAAGCGGTAGTGGTCCGAGTTGAACTTGCCGCCGGCGTGGAGCTTGGTCAGGATGACCTCGACTCCAGGGCGCCCCTCCTGCGGATGGATGTCGACCGGCATCCCGCGTCCGTCGTCCTCGACCTCCAGCGAGCCGTCGGCATGGAGCGTCACCGAAATGCGCTTGGCATGGCCGGCCAGGGCCTCATCGACACTGTTGTCGATGACCTCCTGAGCCAGATGGTTGGGACGGCTGGTGTCGGTGTACATCCCGGGGCGCTTGCGCACCGGGTCGAGTCCCTGGAGGACCTCGATGGCTGAGGCATCGTACTGGCCGGTCATGGACGCGTGGATCTTTACTTATGCAAGAGACGGGATGGGTTGAATCCAACTGGGGTTGCCGGAGCGCTCGCCCCGGTTTGACCGTTCAGGCGGGCTAAGGTACCGTACCTGTAAACCCGGATTCAAACCCCCGATGAAACAACCCAAGACCCCGCCCCAACCCTCGTTCGAGCAGTCACTGACCGAGCTGGAAGCCATCGTCGATGCCCTGGAGCAGGGCGAGATGACGCTTGAGGACTCGCTTGCGGCCTTCGAACGCGGCATCGGTCTGACTCGCCTCTGTCAACAGGCGCTGGAGGCCGCCGAACAACGGGTGCGGATCCTCACCGACCCCCGGCCAGACGCCGAGCCAGAGCCATTCGACGCCCATGACTGATCACACCCTGGATGAATTTCGCACGCGCTGCACCGCGCGCGTCGAGAGCGCGCTCGACCAGATCCTTCCGCCTGTGAGCGTGCAGCCGTCGCGCCTGCACGAGGCCATGCGCTATACGGTGCTGGCGGGGGGCAAGCGGATCCGCCCGCTGCTCGCCTATGCCGCCGGCGAGGCGCTCGGACTCAAGACCGCCCTGCTCGACTCCCCGGCCTGCGCCCTCGAGATGATCCATGCCTATTCGCTGATCCACGACGATCTGCCGGCCATGGACGACGACGACCTGCGTCGTGGTCGTCCGACCTGTCATCGCGCCTTCGACGAGGCCACGGCGATCCTGGCCGGCGATGCCCTCCAGACCCTGGCCTTCCAAACCCTGGCCGAGGCACCTGGGCTGAGCGCCGAGGCGCGCGTCGCCATGGTCGGGGCACTCGCCCGTGCCAGCGGGGCACGCGGCATGGTCGGCGGTCAAGCGATGGACCTCGAGGCCGAGGGCAGACCGCTCGATCTGGTGCAGTTGGAGAATATCCATATCCACAAGACCGGGGCACTGATTCGCGCCTCGGTGCAGATGGGCGTGTTGGCGTATGGCGGACTCGACGCCGACCGGGCCGATCGCTTGGATCATTACGCCAAGTGTCTAGGGCTGGCGTTCCAGATCCAGGATGACGTACTCGATGTCGAGGGTGACACCGCCCAGATTGGCAAGACCGCCGGGCGCGACCAGGCGCTCAACAAGGCCACCTATCCGGCCCTGGTCGGTCTGGCCGAGGCCAAGGCCATGGCCCATCAGCTCATCACCGAGGCCATCGAGTCGGTCGCCATCTTCGGCGAACGTGCCCAGCCGTTGACCTGGATCGCCAAGGCACTCCTGGGGCGTAAGAATTGACCACTCGAACACCCTGCAGGGTCCGACTTGTCCAAGCCACTTGCTGCCCCTACCTAGCGGCCATCCGTATCACGACGATGACACAACCCTCATGGACTCACTGATCAACTCGCTTGCTTCGACCATCAAAGGCCGCGAGATCGCAGACGTCCAGCGTAGCCTGGATACCCGTCACATCGCCATCGACAAGGTTGGAATCAAGGATATCCGCCATCCGGTGCGGGTGCTCGACCGCAGCGGTACCGAACAACATACGGTGGCGACCTTCAACATGTACGTCTATCTCCCACATGACTTCAAGGGTACGCACATGTCGCGCTTCGTGGAGATCCTCAATCGCCACGAGCGCGAGATCAGCGTCTCGACCTTCAAGGTCATGCTCAGCGAGATGACCGAGCGTCTGGAGTCCGAGGCCGGCCACATCGAGATGCGCTTTCCCTTCTTTATCAACAAGAAGGCGCCGGTCTCGGGTGTCGAGAGCCTGCTCGACTATGAGGTCACTTTCATCGGCGAGATCCGCCATGGTCAGCCGCACATGGAGCTTAGGGTCACTGTGCCCGTCACCAGCCTCTGTCCCTGCTCCAAGGAGATCTCGGACTTCGGCGCCCACAATCAGCGCTCGCACGTCACGGTCCAGGTGCGCATGGAGCGCTTCATGTGGCTCGAAGAGCTGATCGAGCTGATCGAGCGCGAGGCCTCCTGTGAACTCTATGGCCTACTCAAGCGCCCGGATGAGAAGTTCGTCACCGAGCGCGCCTACAACAACCCCAAGTTTGTCGAGGACATCGTGCGCGACGTGGCCAAGCGGCTGAACGCAGACGATCGCATCCTCGCCTATCGGGTCGAGGCCGAGAACTTCGAATCGATCCACAACCATTCGGCCTATGCCATGATCGAGCGCGACAAGGCCACCGAGCTCAGCCCCTTGGGTACCGCGCCCTGAGTCCGGACGAACCCCGTTGTCTGCTGCTGCACGGCTTTACCGGCGGCGGGGCCGACTGGTCGAGCGTCTTTCCTGAGGATCCGGAGCGGCTGGCGGTCGATCTGCCGGGGCATCTGACGTGTCCGGGTCCAACCGGCGAGTATCTCGATGTGATCCGGGCACTGCTCGACAGGCTGCCGACGAGCATCGACCGGGTCATCGGCTACTCGCTCGGCGGACGGATCGCGCTCAGCCTGATCCAGCTCGCGCCCGAGCGTTTTCGTTTGGCCGCAATCATCTCGGCCCATCCCGGATTGCTTGACCCAGACCTGCGCAAACAGCGGCGCTCGGACGATCAGGTCTGGATCCGGCTGCTGCGCGACCAGGGCATCGAAGCCTTCGTTGCGGCCTGGGAGCACCAGCCGCTGTTTAAGACCCAGGCGCGGCTTGCGCCCGAGATCCTGGCACGCCAGCGCGCGCGGCGTCTGAGTCACAGCCCCGAAGGACTGGCCAGTGCGCTCGAGCGGCTCGGACTGGGCGAGATGCCCGCCACCTGGGAGGCGCTTGCGCGCTATCAAGGTCGGCTCGACTGGATCGTCGGCGGCGAGGATCGGCGCTTCCAGACAATCGCGCACGCGGTCGTGGCACATCGTCCCGCCACCCGACTCCATGTCCTGAAGGGTGTCGGCCACAATCCGCTGCTAGAGGCCCCCGAACGGCTGCGCGCCTGTCTGGAACGCTCGCTCCAACCGACGCCAGACGCGCACAGGATCTCGATCGCTTAGAATCACCAAACTCCTTTGCGCCCTGCGCATCGTCGCAGTTCAAATCCCCCAACCAACGCCTAACCTGTTTGCACTAAATCCTATGTCCAACCATCCCATCGCCGGGGTCGGTTATCTCTTGCAGGGCCTGAGCCTCATCGCCCGCCCCGGCATCAAGCGTTTCGTCCTCGTCCCGTTGCTACTGAATCTGCTGATCTTCTCGGCGGCCATCTATGTCGGCATCGGTCAATTCGAGGGACTGATGCAGCTCATGGAATCCAGACTGCCCACCTGGCTGGGATGGCTTGACTGGATCATCTGGCCGCTGTTCATCCTGCTGTTGTTCATCATCGTCTTCTATACCTTCGGTCTGGTCGCCAATCTGATCGCTGCGCCCTTCAATGGGCTGCTGGCCGAGAAGGTCGAGTTGCTGCTCACCGGGCGCCCCATCGCCCAGGAAGGCGATTACGCCCGCCTCCTGGCCGAGCTGGGTCCGACCCTGCTCGATGAGCTACGCAAGCTCGCCTATGCCCTGCTGTGGGCGATCCCCTTTCTACTGCTGCTGCTGATACCCTTGGTCGGGCCTGTACTCTGGTTCCTCTATACGGCCTGGATGCTGGCAGTCGAGTACAGCGACTATCCGATGGGCAATCACGGTCTCAGGTTCGCCGAGATGCGCCGGCGGCTAAGCGAGCGGCGCTGGCTGAGCCTGGGCTTCGGCGCGGCAGTGGCTGGGATGTCGATGGTGCCGGTGCTCAATTTTCTGCTGATGCCGGTCGCGGTGGCGGGTGCCACGGCCATGTGGGTGCGTGAATTCCGCTCGCCCAATGGGTATCAGGGGCCGCATCAGTCGCGGGTGGCCACACACTACATCCTGCTGACCATCGACCATCTCTCAGGATACATGGACGGC
It encodes:
- the ccoN gene encoding cytochrome-c oxidase, cbb3-type subunit I produces the protein MQTSLEQKYNFEIVRWFTIMAVVYLVLGAAFGVYIAAELAWPALNFDSPYLSFGRLRPLHTNTVIFAFGGCTLMATAFYSVQRTCGVRLWSDTLARFTFWGWNAVILLAVLTLPLGLTQSKEYAELEWPIDILIAVVWLSFTINFIMTIANRKSSHIYVSNWFFLGMMIMITYLHVVNSLAIPVGLFKSYSIFSGVQDAMIQWWWGHNAVGFYLTAGFLGIMYYFVPKQAGRPVYSYRLSVIHFWALMFGYVWLGAHHLQYTALPDWTGSLGAAISLAMIIPSWGGAVNGMMTLSGAWDRLRTDYVLRFLIMALAFYAMSTFEGPVMALKSVNALSHYTDWTIGHVHSGALGWVAGISIGAIYHLMTRLYHTEMFSERLINLHFWTATIGTAIYIVAMWVSGIMQGLMWRAYDEYGTLAYTFVESVDAMHPYYAMRALGGGLFLFGAAVMLFNVLMTVRKSIVEGRLQQARALPALA
- the rpoS gene encoding RNA polymerase sigma factor RpoS; this encodes MSSAKDREIPDNLPEIDSESLSSLDEDLGSILPDGSDDDLNGLDGDLSSLSGEHPIDAAEADFDATRIYLNEIGESRLLTAEEEIQLARRAQAGDNAARQRMIVSNLRLVVKIARRYLNRGLPLLDLIEEGNLGLIRAVEKFDPERGFRFSTYATWWIRQTIERAIMNQTRTVRLPIHVVKEINLYLKAARQLAQSLDHDPTSEDIAQLLDRPINEVKRILGLNERITSVDTPYSKDADKPLLDMLQDDGSSDPTERIQDEDIQVNIEHWLGLLNDKQREVIERRFGLHGYENSTLESVARELGVTRERVRQIQMDALRRLRDILKSEGFSVESFFK
- a CDS encoding protein-L-isoaspartate(D-aspartate) O-methyltransferase is translated as MTLTTLDPGIGMTSRRARERLIQRLIDAGIDSSEVLRVMRTLPRHLFVDEALASRAYEDLALPIGHGQTLSQPYTVARMTQALLEHGTPDTVLEIGTGSGFQTAVLASLVRRVYTVERVGDLFERAQERLDALKIRNVRYRHGDGAQGWPEYAPYQAIILTAAPRGIPRALAEQLAPGGLMVLPIGEGPRQHLVRLVRLARGGFGHEILEPASFVPLLAGVA
- the surE gene encoding 5'/3'-nucleotidase SurE, encoding MQILVSNDDGYQSPGLIVLAGALTALGEVVVVAPDRDRSGASNSLTLDRPLRARRMPNGFIQVDGTPTDCVHLALTGLPAIDPDIVVSGINHGPNLGDDVLYSGTVAAATEGRFLGLPSIAISMTTSAPRHLDTAARVAVRLVERLCCDPLESSIILNVNVPDRPYAELQGFKATRLGHRHKAESVVEARDPRGQTIYWIGPAGPEQDAGPGTDFDAVRSGFVSITPLQIDLTRHSVLESLGSWLTGCL
- a CDS encoding Smr/MutS family protein; its protein translation is MKTRLQDADRQLFRKQVEDAEPLSFESSEPFRRRPPPVPRPRPIEAPVGDERIALAESEVETHDYLFFARPGVQNRVLADLQRGAFPIGLEVDLHGLQVEHARQILAEFLSECLHRRVRCARIIHGKGLGSSGRAPVLKRKVNYWLRLYDQVLAFCSATSRDGGTGAVYVLLRNPNKNKASRARLD
- the lgt gene encoding prolipoprotein diacylglyceryl transferase, with product MLTYPDIDPIALTLGPLRVHWYGLMYLIGFILAWWLGRWRAHRPESGWTAEMVDDLIFYGVLGVIVGGRLGYMLFYGFDRILDNPLNLFKVWEGGMSFHGGLIGVIVTIWLFARRHDRHFFQVSDFLAPLVPPGLLAGRIGNFINGELWGHRTELPWGVRLPCERFPRQCLDQPPDSLLSPAVHASQLYEAALEGLALFVILWIFSSRPRPTMAVSGLFLLGYGVFRFLVEFVREPDAHIGYLAFGWLTMGQLLSLPMVVGGGLLLVLAYRPRAT
- the rpsT gene encoding 30S ribosomal protein S20 — encoded protein: MANSPQARKRARQAEARRQRNMAQRSALRTFIKKVIKAIHAEDKEAAVQAFKEAVPRIDRAARKGLIHANKAARHKSRLNAHIKAMP